The sequence CCAAGGCCCAGCCCATCACGATATACAGGCTTACCCTCAAGCTGCGCCGGGGCGAGGTGGTCGGAACGGTGGCCTATGACGGCCTGTGCATTCCGCGTGCCGCCACGGCCGCGCTGGGTGAGCGCTCCGAACTGACGCGCGACGAACTGGCGGAAGTGTTCCTGGAAGAGGCCGACAGCAGCGGGTTCAAGGTAGTGGGCGACACGCGCGCCCTGTTCGATGACCCGGACAAATCACGGGCCAACCTGTGGGTAGGCGGCAATATTTCGGAAATCCGCAAGAACATCTGCTTTCCCATGCACGATTGGGGCAACCCCGTTCCCAGCAAGGGCGAAGCCAACATGGTGGTGGACTGGGAGGTGTTCTCGCCGGTGGACCGCCAGGTGGTGCTGCGGCGCACCACCACCGGCTACGGCAAGCTGGACTCGGCCACGGAAGGTGGCGGTGCCGAGGTGCTGCGCATGGCCTTTGCCCATGCCGCGCGGGGGCTGCTGGCGGACGAGGAATTCCGCAAGCTGGTCACCCAGCCCGCCGGTTCCGGGTATGCCGCGCCGCAGTTGACGCAGGCGCAGGAGTCCCGGCCCATGCTGACCGACGTGCGCATTCGGGTGGCCGGGCCGGACACGCCCCGCGTGCCGCTGGACAGCGTGCGCCATTCCGCCGTGCTGGTGCAGATGGGGGGCGGTCACGGCTCGGGCTTCGTCATTACCGACGATGGCTACATGCTGACCAACTACCATGTGGTGGAAGAGTCGGAACGGGTGCGGGTGCGCTTCCAGAACGGGGTGTCGGTGGTGACCCGCGTGGTGGCGCGCGACAAGCGCCGCGACGTGGCCCTGCTGAAGGCCGACATGGAGGGGTTGCGACCTCTGTACATACAGACGGCGGACGTGCCCACCGGGGACGAGGTGTCTCCCGTGGGCGCTCCGGCGGACGAAGGGCTGCAAGGCACCATATCCCGTGGCATTGCCAGCGGCTATCGAATGGACAGGAATGGGCGGATGCTGCAAAGCGATGCGGCGACCTACGGCGGCAACAGCGGTGGCCCGATGGTGGACCGCAACGGCCATGTGGTGGCGATTACCGTAAGCGGCATAGAGGTTGACCACGCGCCGATCGGCGTGAATTTCTTCATCCCCATCACCGACGCCCTGAAGGCGCTGGGCATTCCCGCCACGCCCTGAACCGGGCCCGAGTTGGCGGAAGCAGGCGATTCCCGCCGCACGGGCAGGACGAACCAACAGCGCATCACCATGGAATATTCGGACAAGGGCCGGGCAGCGCACAACCGCTCCCGGCCCTTGCGCGTGTCTGAGGGTGGGTGGGGAGCAGGCAGTGGCGGGTCAGCCACGGGGATGGAGCGGCCACGCGGGCGGAGTGGTCACGCAGGCGGAGCGACAAGGACAGGGAACAGCCAGACGTGCTGCGAGAGGGAACAGCAAGACATGCCGTGAATGGGGCATGGCGCGGGTGCGTGACTGGCAGCATTCCGCCATTGCGGATGTGCGCCGCACCGGCGACATGCCCGCCAACAGCCGGAACCCCCTGCGGAAAAGTCGTGCCGGATGTGACCGCGCTCACGGAAGGCGTTCAGGGTGGTGCCTATATGGAAATCGGACGGGCGGCACGTGACCGCGCCGTTCACACCACACCGAATCCGCATCCGCAAGGAGACACGTCATGGCCCCCGTCACCACCGCGCACTTCATCCGCGACCTCAAGGACGAACACCAGCGCCTGCTGGATACCCTGGAAGACGCCCGCCGCCTGGGCCTGGGCACGGCGGAAGGCCGCCGCTGCCTGTTCGCCTGCAAGGAGCTGCTGTCGCGCCACCTGCGCAAGGAAGACACCATGCTCTACCCCGCGCTGCGCCAGGCCATCGGCAAGGGCGACCTTGCCAACGTGGCCGACGCCTTCGCCACCGAAATGCAGTCCATCTCCGGCAGCCTGCTGGAATTCTTTGCCCGGTACGACGCCAGTGAAGGCGCGGTCGATGCGGGCGGGCTGGATTTCGCGCGCGAGCTTGGCCGCATCATCATCGCCCTCAAGATGCGCATCCAGCGCGAGGAAACCCGCCTCTACCCCGCCTACGAGAAGGCCCGCGCGGTCTAGCCCCTGTACGGGGCACCCGCCGGGGCGGCATGGCCGGAGCGCCGGACCATCGTTGCGGTGGGGGGTACGACGGGGTATGGGGATGGCTTGCGCCAGACCGGCGCTCCGGGCGGGTGGCGCATGCAGCGCCATGCCATGGTCCGGGAAAGGATGCCCATGCCCCGCGATACAGGTTCTGCCGTGCCATGCCTTGATTCCGCCACCTTCGGCCCCGCTGCACGTCGCGGCGGAGAGCTCGCAACCTCGCCCGCCGCGCAGTCGGCCATGGCGCCGGAAGAAGCCGCCAGTCTGCTCGGGTTTCTGCGCCGCGCGGAACGGCTGAAGGACACCACCCGCAGCGCCTGGACCACCGGCGGGCGGCACGAAAGCACGGCCGAGCACTCCTGGCGTTTGTGCCTGCTGGCCATGCTGGTACGGCCGGAATACCCGCACCTGGATTTCGAGCGGGTGTTGCGCATGTGCGTGGTGCATGACCTTGGCGAGGCCCTGAACGGAGACATCTCTGCCGTGGATCAGGCCCCCGGCCACGCCAAGGCCGATGCCGAACGGCGCGACCTGCTGACCCTGCTCGGCGACCTGACCGGTCCGGCCCGCGACGACATCGTGGCCTTGTGGGACGAATACGATGCGGCGGCCACGCCAGAGGCGCGGCTGGTGAAGGGGCTGGACAAGCTGGAAACGCTGGCGCAGCACACCCAGGGCGCGAATCCGGAGGGGTTCGATTACCGCTTCAACCTTGGCTACGGACGTGCCCAGACCGATGCGGACCCGTTGCTGGCCGCGCTGCGCGCCCTGGTGGACGTGGATACCGCCCGCCGGGCACATGAGCGGCAAGGCGGCGCGGGCGGCACCGCCCCGTCGGGGTGCGGTGCGTAGCGGCCCCGCGCGCGTGGCGTTGTTGCCACCACCTTTTCCTTCCGCCTTCCGCGCCCCACTCCTTCGCTTTTCGCGCCCCACTCCTCCGTCTTTCGCGTCCGTGTCGCGTCCGTGTCGCGTCCGTGTCGCCTCCGTGCCGCCTCCGTGCCGCGCGCCCGCGTCGTGCCCCTGTCGTGCCCGCGTCGTGCGTCACGCCCTGCCGCGCACCCATCCCCAGGCCAGGCGCGGCCCCAGCGCCAACGCCACGGGCACCAGCACCCAGACCCGCCCTGCCGTGATATCGTAGTCCGCCAGCAGCCGTTGCCACGGGTGCCCAGCCACGTAGTGCCCGAACAGCAATTCGAAGGCCACGGTCAGCCCCGCCCAGAACAGGCCGGTGGTCCACATGCCCCGCGTACCCTGCGCGGCCCCCTGGCGCCGTGCGTAGTGCAGGGCGGCCAGCCCCACCGCCGCGCAGAGCAGCAGCGTGCTGACCACGTGGGCGGTGCCGGGGCCCAGGCGCGGGGCAAGCCACGCCTCGCGCAGCGCGCCATTGGCAATGGCGGCGGCGCACAGCGCGCACCAGTAGGCCGTGGCGATGCGGGACTGGAACATGCAACCTCCGTGATCGTGCGGAACATGCGGTTCTCTGGCCGTGCACCGGGGGCGGCAGCCGCCCCGGTAGCCAGATGGGCATGCCCCAACGCGCGGACGCGGGCAAGGGCCGCGCGGAGCCTGCCCGGCAGTGCGCCAGTACGCCCGTCAGTATGCCTGCTACCGCGCCCGGTCCCGATGGTGGCGGCGGAAATGCCGCGCCACGGGGTATTGTCGCGCCGATACAGATGATTAGGTGAAGCCCGTATTTTGTGGGTAGGGTAGCGGTGGGGAATTGCGGGTGTGCTGTAAATATGCCGAAATGATTCAGCAAAACGCAGGTGTGCCGCCTCGTGTGCTTGGGGCGGCACATTGACACATTCCGCATGGTGGGTCACTCATACTACATGAGCGAAAGCCAAACCCGCTGTGAAGCGGGGACGGAAAGCCACGGATCTCGCACAGAGACAGCCGGGTTGCCTGCATCGGAAAGCAGAGCGTCTGCGCGGCCCGTGGCACGATCCCTTGGGGGGGATATGCTGACGGGCATTTTTGTTCTTGTGGTGGACAGCAATCCCATGTCCGCGTTCATGTGCGAGTGGGAACTGCGCAAGCGCGGCGCGGACGCCTTCGTGGTGCGCAGGGTGCAGGACGCCCTGCCCGCGCTGGATACGCACCGCTTCGATTTCGCGCTGGTCGACGTGGGCACCATGCAGGACGATGCAGACCGCGCCACCCTGCATGAAAGCCTTGTCAGAAACGGTGTGCCTTCCCTGCTGATGACACGCCGCAGCCAGACCTGCCCCGACCACCACGCCTCTGCCTGCGCCTTGCAGGACAGCCTGCGCCTTGCGGCGGAATCGGTAAGTTGCATTGCCTACTGCGTGCTCAGCATGGGCAAGCAGGTGTCCGCCCGCTTCAGCTGACCTGCCCCGGCACGGCTGCACACCCGGTCCGCCCGACTCATCTGGCACGTCCGGCCAGCATGTCCGGCCAGCCCATCCTGTCGGCCCGCCCCATTCGCCTGCCCCGTTTGCCGCATCCTGCGGGCCTTGGCGCGGTGGCCGGGCATGACGTTCCGCCAGCTTGCGTCAGCTTTCGTCGCCGGAAGCGGCAGGCGGCGCGGCGCCGACACCGGGCTTGACCCCCTCCGCGCCACTGTGTGCCTTTCGTCCCTTGCGCCCCTTGGCGACGCCAAAACCGCATTCCGCCGCAGTCCGGTCCACCATGATGTGCCCTTGCCGGTACAGCGCCACGAACTGGATGACCAGTTCCGGGTCGAACTGGCTGCCCGCGTAGTTGATGAGGTGGCGTACCGCCGCGTTGGGGTCCAGCGCCTGCTGCCCGCCCCGGCAGGACGTGAGCCTGTCGAACACGTTGCAGATGGTCACCACGCGCGCGAGCAGAGGAATGTCCGCGCCCTTCAGGCGGCAGGGGCAGCCGCGCCCGTCGTAGCGTTCGTGGTGGTGGTAGGCGGCAAGGGCGATGCGCCGCAGGCTGGGGTGGATGGCCCGCAGTATCTGGTGCCCGGCATGGGTGTGGCGTTTGATGCTTTGGTGCGAGATGGCGCGGCGGTCGGGGGACAGGGTGATCTTGCCGATGTCGTGCAGCAGGCCCGCGTAGTAGGCTTCCGTGCGGGTGCAGCCAGGATCGGTCAGGGCGCAGGCCAGGGTGCGGGTGTTCAGGGCCACGCGGTCGAGGTGCCCTTCGTTGCCGCTGCCGCGCTCGCTCTCTATGTACGACAGGATGCCGATGGTCTGCTTGATGATGCCCGTCAGTTCGTCGTGCTTTTGCCGCGATTCGCGCAGCAGGTCGCGCCGGATGCGCAGCAGCCCCCGCACCACGGCCACCATGGCCAGATACGCCACCAGGCGCAGGGCCGCGTTGACGGGCATGCCCACCGGCTCCAGCAGGCGCAGGTCGACCCATGCCAGCAGGGCCATGGCGCTAACGCAGGCCAGGCGCAGGTACACGTTGCGGATCAGTGCGGCCAGCAGGGCGGGCAGGGCGTAGCTGACCGTGAATTTCTCGCCCACGGCGCTGCCGGTAAAGAACAGGTCCAGCCCTACCACCACGGCGGTGGCCATGACCACCAGTTCGAATGCCAGCACGTCGTTGTCGATGGCCGCCAGCGCATCGAAGCGCCGGCGGCACCACGCAAGAATACCGCGAAACGGCAGGATGGCCATGGTCCCCCCGGATCATGACTGGCGCGGCATGGCCGCGTGGGTACGGTCTTTCCTTCGGGATGCGCACACCACGCTCGTGGCGCCGGGGGTGCCCCGGAACCGCGATCCCTTGTGCGAAGCGGGCGGCTGGTCTTGTATATTGAAAAGTTAGCACTTGCGTACGCAGGTGTCTATGGTGTGGGCGCCTTGCCGTGTAACGCGGGGGGTGCCCAACCCGTGGCGCAATGGCCTCCGCGTGCCGCGCCCGGCGGGGCATGCCCCTGCCTGCTGCCGTGTCTGCTACCCTTGCCTGCTGCCCCTGTCTGCTGCCGTGTCCGCTGACGTGTCTGGGGCGGCCTTTCTTTTCACCAAGCGTGGCAAAATTTTCTAGACTTATTGCCGGACGGGCCGCTCCGGGGTATTGCGCAGGCATCGCCGTGCCGCTCCTGCCGGTTCGGGTGCCGCCGTGCGGTGCCCGTGACGGGCGGCGCGACACGAACATCAGTCCGACCGCGATGCGCGCCGCCAGCGCACCCGGCCACGGGGGAGGCGTGAGACCCAGCAAGACAGTTCTGGTTCTGGCCGGGCCGCTGCTTACGGTGGCCACGGCGCTGGCGCTGCTTTTTCTGTCGCGGCACGGGGTGCCGGTGTACAACCCGGTGCTGCTGCTGGTGGTGTCCATCGTGCTGGCGGCGTACCTTGGCGGGCACGCATCGGGCCTTGCCAGCGTGGGCCTGTCCTTCGTGTACGTGCTGCTTACCTGGTCCACCGGGTTCGGCACGTTCGTCTATCCGGAATCCAGTGTCAGCCGCCTGCTGGTCTTTCTGCTGACCATGCCGGTGATCTCGCTGCTGGTGTCGTATCTGCAAAGCCGCAACGCGCGCATGCTGGAGAGGCTGCACGCCAAAAGCGAACGCCTGCGCGAGAGCGAGGCGCGCCTGCGCCGGGCCGAGCTGGTGGCGGGCATCGGCAACTGGGAGGTGGACCTGCGCACCGGCGCACTGGTCACTTCCGAAGGTGCCCGGCGCATCTACGGCATACCGGATGATTGCGACGTCTTCGAGGCCGTGAAGGCCATCCCCCTGCCGGAATACCGCCCCTCGCTGGACGCGGCCATGCACGGCCTGATCACCCGTGGCGTGGAATACGTTATCGAGTTCAAGATCCGCCGCCCCTCGGACGGGGTGGTGGCCGACATCCAGTCGCGCGCCAAGTACGACGCCGAGCGGCACCGCATTTACGGCACCATCAAGGACATCACCGCGCGCAAGCGGGCGGAGCGCGAGCTGATGGAGGCCAACCGCCAGGCCAA comes from Nitratidesulfovibrio sp. and encodes:
- a CDS encoding S1C family serine protease — translated: MRCRGILVCLLLLSCLPLVACMKKVRVDPVPEPDLRPLAMDAKAQPITIYRLTLKLRRGEVVGTVAYDGLCIPRAATAALGERSELTRDELAEVFLEEADSSGFKVVGDTRALFDDPDKSRANLWVGGNISEIRKNICFPMHDWGNPVPSKGEANMVVDWEVFSPVDRQVVLRRTTTGYGKLDSATEGGGAEVLRMAFAHAARGLLADEEFRKLVTQPAGSGYAAPQLTQAQESRPMLTDVRIRVAGPDTPRVPLDSVRHSAVLVQMGGGHGSGFVITDDGYMLTNYHVVEESERVRVRFQNGVSVVTRVVARDKRRDVALLKADMEGLRPLYIQTADVPTGDEVSPVGAPADEGLQGTISRGIASGYRMDRNGRMLQSDAATYGGNSGGPMVDRNGHVVAITVSGIEVDHAPIGVNFFIPITDALKALGIPATP
- a CDS encoding hemerythrin domain-containing protein, with the translated sequence MAPVTTAHFIRDLKDEHQRLLDTLEDARRLGLGTAEGRRCLFACKELLSRHLRKEDTMLYPALRQAIGKGDLANVADAFATEMQSISGSLLEFFARYDASEGAVDAGGLDFARELGRIIIALKMRIQREETRLYPAYEKARAV
- a CDS encoding HD domain-containing protein; the protein is MPRDTGSAVPCLDSATFGPAARRGGELATSPAAQSAMAPEEAASLLGFLRRAERLKDTTRSAWTTGGRHESTAEHSWRLCLLAMLVRPEYPHLDFERVLRMCVVHDLGEALNGDISAVDQAPGHAKADAERRDLLTLLGDLTGPARDDIVALWDEYDAAATPEARLVKGLDKLETLAQHTQGANPEGFDYRFNLGYGRAQTDADPLLAALRALVDVDTARRAHERQGGAGGTAPSGCGA
- a CDS encoding HD domain-containing phosphohydrolase, with product MAILPFRGILAWCRRRFDALAAIDNDVLAFELVVMATAVVVGLDLFFTGSAVGEKFTVSYALPALLAALIRNVYLRLACVSAMALLAWVDLRLLEPVGMPVNAALRLVAYLAMVAVVRGLLRIRRDLLRESRQKHDELTGIIKQTIGILSYIESERGSGNEGHLDRVALNTRTLACALTDPGCTRTEAYYAGLLHDIGKITLSPDRRAISHQSIKRHTHAGHQILRAIHPSLRRIALAAYHHHERYDGRGCPCRLKGADIPLLARVVTICNVFDRLTSCRGGQQALDPNAAVRHLINYAGSQFDPELVIQFVALYRQGHIMVDRTAAECGFGVAKGRKGRKAHSGAEGVKPGVGAAPPAASGDES